One Tamlana carrageenivorans genomic region harbors:
- a CDS encoding peptidoglycan-binding domain-containing protein — MKKETFKLDNKMLWIGAGLAITAAGFGVWYFLKKRKEKQQFAASIKGTTTSSSSSGVRSFSCMYSDSSFPLKFGTCGSNVKKLQSYLNSKGSGVDTDGKFGPKTEAAVQKVFGTKTVSQEKFKTIS; from the coding sequence ATGAAGAAAGAGACATTCAAATTAGATAATAAAATGCTTTGGATCGGAGCTGGACTCGCAATTACAGCAGCCGGTTTTGGTGTATGGTATTTCCTGAAAAAACGAAAAGAGAAACAGCAATTTGCTGCAAGCATTAAAGGCACAACTACATCGAGCAGTTCTTCAGGGGTTCGCTCATTTAGTTGCATGTATTCCGATAGCAGTTTCCCATTGAAATTCGGAACCTGTGGATCCAATGTAAAGAAACTTCAAAGCTACCTAAACTCAAAAGGATCGGGAGTAGATACCGATGGCAAGTTTGGTCCGAAAACAGAAGCAGCAGTTCAGAAGGTATTTGGCACAAAAACCGTGTCTCAGGAGAAATTCAAAACCATAAGCTAA
- a CDS encoding N-acetylmuramoyl-L-alanine amidase, which produces MGKLNYLVIHCTASPEGAALTKDDIIRMHTNPKHLGGRGWNRPGYSDIVYLDGELVNIIPFNQDDQVDPWEISNGVRGINGNSRHVVYVGGVDESGEKPKDTRTKEQKGTLETYVKFMVLRHPHIQVLGHNQAPGANKACPSFDVPEWLESIGISETNIYKEED; this is translated from the coding sequence ATGGGAAAATTAAACTATCTGGTCATTCACTGTACCGCAAGTCCTGAAGGTGCAGCCCTTACTAAGGACGATATTATTCGCATGCACACCAATCCCAAACATTTGGGAGGAAGAGGTTGGAATCGTCCGGGATATTCCGACATCGTGTACCTCGATGGAGAGCTTGTAAACATCATACCATTCAACCAAGACGATCAAGTAGATCCATGGGAAATATCTAACGGAGTTCGTGGCATCAATGGCAATTCAAGGCATGTGGTGTATGTAGGTGGTGTTGATGAAAGCGGTGAAAAACCAAAAGACACTAGGACTAAAGAGCAAAAAGGCACTTTGGAAACCTATGTAAAGTTCATGGTATTACGCCATCCGCACATTCAGGTTTTAGGTCATAATCAAGCTCCCGGAGCAAACAAGGCTTGTCCAAGTTTTGATGTTCCTGAATGGCTTGAAAGCATTGGGATTTCAGAGACAAACATTTACAAAGAAGAAGACTAA